The DNA sequence GTATGCACTATATATCTTGTTGTAGATAGCTTTTTAATATTTCTTTTCCAAGTACAGCTTTCGTTTGCCGTCTTTCCATATAAAGTATTTGATTCCTTCTAATGAAACTTCTTCTTCAATTACATTATCGGGAGTATTTTTTTCTAAGTTAACAGGGTTGTCCTTGTCAAGGATGCAGAATCCATCTTTTGAAACGAATAGGTATTCACCAATTTTATCTGGAAGTTCCTGATAGTAAACCACTCGCTTCAAAACATAATAGGAAGTACTGCCATTTTTTTCTTCTATCCTAGTTAATTCTTCTTTGATTTTCCTGCCTTGATTAAAATATGTAATTAGATGAATATTGGAAAAATCAGAATAACCAATGGTTTTATATAATGCACCTCCCAGATTATTGTATTTCCATAATCCCACTTTTTTCTGGTCTTTGAATTGTCCTTCAGCATGTTTGGCTTTAAGGTATCCATCTGTGTGATAAGCTTTAAATTCCTCGATACTAAAATCAAAAGGCTCTTTTCTTTCCGTTTTAGGAGTAGAATAATATTTTAAAAGCACTGTCGCAGTCATGCCATACTTATAAAAATTCTCTTCTGAATCTCCTAGGAGTTTGCTTAGAATGTCAAGTTTTAGTTCATTTTCAAAGAGGGATGTTGCATAGAATAACCCTTCATTAATTTCAATATTATCTGAGTCAAGTTGATGCAGTCCTTCAAAATGAATCTTCGATTTTTCAAATTCCTCATCAAAAAAGTATTTCCATCCCTCTTTTATATTATTGGCTGATAGAGATTGAGAACTTGATTGACTGTTAAAGATAAAAATGAAGAATATCGAAATTAAAAATGGTTTCATGTGCTTCGTCATAATTATCTACAACGGTCTCGTGTATGGCTTCGTTGCGGAAAACGTCCAACGGACTTTTCCGTGCTGAATCCAGCCGTTTTGTTTGTTTTAGGGTTTCAAGTTAGTCAGAATCTAGCAATGAATTATGGCCATTGTTAGCAACTGTGAGATATTGTTATTCCCTATTTACGACTTCCTTTGAAATGATCTATTGCAGATACAATTCTCCAATTATCATTAAACTTGTACAAAAAGATATAGTCAATCGCAACAAGTTTATCTCTTTCAAATTCTATTTTGGCACTTGCAGCATCACCTTCAATATCAAGGTAAACAATAGTGTAACTTACTTCAGGTAGACTTAAGCGTTTTTTTCTTTGTTGAATCCATTCATCTCTTGTTTTTTTTGTGAGTAAACTGTCTTTGTGTCCCAATATTATGAAATCCTCATGGATACCTTGTTTTGCTTTCTGAAAATCTTTAGCATCTATTAATCCATGGATATATGAGTCAACAATTACTTCTTCTACTTTCTTTTTATCACTTGATTGTGAAAACAAATTGAATGAGAATAATGATAAGATTATTGTTAAAAGAAATACTTTTTTATTCATATCTGTAATATTTTTTCAGTCCTTATATCTTTATGTTTTTAGTTGTTGCCAACTTGCCTATATAGATGTAAAACACATCCATATACCTACAAAATAGGGATAAAACCGATGAAAACAGTTGTTTTTTATTTTAGAGTTCAAAATCATCGAAGGGATTTTTGATTTTATCTAAACTGGTAGTGCTTATATGAGTGTAAATCATCGTTGTTTTTGGACTGTTATGCCCTAGTTCTTGAATAAAGGGCAAGTCAGTGCCGTTCTCCAACAAATGTGTGGCGTGGCTGTGCCTTAGCACATGTAACGTTATGGTTTTCTGGATTCCTGCCTTTACCAATGAACGCTTTAAGACCTGTCTTGCACTTACATCGGTGTATTTTCCTTCCTTTTGTTCTTCAAAAATAAATAGGCCAGGTTTATATGCTTCTAAATATTGCTTCAGTAGAGCAACCATTTGTACCGGTATGGGCACATATCTGTCTTTTGCCCCCTTAGCGGATTTGATGTGCATAAAGCGTCTTTCAAGATCAATGTCTTTTGGCTGAAGTTTAAGTGCCTCTCCAATTCTTGGCCCACAAGCATACAATAAACTAAGTAGGGTTTTATGCTTGAGGTTTGGGTGTTTTCTAAAATAAGCCTTACTTCATTTATGCTCAATACCGCAGTACAAAATTGAGTTTTAACAAGTAAAATCCCATCGGGGTTTATTTCTTTACCTGTAAATCCTTATCGGGAAAACCTATACTCCTCTCATTTCTTGTTAATTATATGCTAATCAATCAAAAACGCATGACAGAAATGAAAAAGTTTTTAAAAATTCTGGCCAAAAAATACCTTTCTGAACATGAACAGGAACAAGGGCGGGTATACAATGAAAAGTATAGAAAATCAGGGCTGACCCTTGAACAGGCCATTTCAATCAAGAATCAAATTGATATCGCTTTTAAAAGTGACCGATTATATCGTGATAATGACCTAGGGTTATTGGAGCTAGCAGATTATATTGGTCATGACAGGTACAAAGTATCAGAGGTAATCAACAAATATTACTCGATGAACTTTTATGCCTTACTTAATTCTTATAGAATCAATGAGGCAAAAGAACTACTGGTGACCAAACCATTTTCAAGCGTTAAATCTGTTATGTATGAAGTTGGTTTTAACAGCAAGAACAGTTTTTATAATGCATTCAAAAAAGATACGGGTCTAAGCCCCAATAGTTATAGAAATCTGCGGGCATATACCGATAGTACTCCTCGGCAACAACTTCAATTTCACTAAACGCCGGCTATATATTAAACGGAATGTTTTTTCTTCTGGTACCGCTTTTAAAACCTTTAAAAGCTGGGCCCCATTTATTAATTGAGTAAGATAAATTATTGTTTGTCCGCAGCTGTTTCTTCTTAATGACTGGGACGCCCATATGACCACGAATACTTACCTGTCTTCTTAAAGATATCATAATTTTAAGAGCAATTTCTTCCTAGTTGAAAAAGGTCTGTGAATCAATACTTTAGCTATTCAGCTCAAAAAAAAGCCGGAAATACCTTCCCTTAGAAATGTTAAAAAGAGTAGTTGCCGATGGGCAAAACACTCTTTCTTGTACTCCCCGTTTTAAAAGTACTTTTCCTAATCCGGCCTTTGATTGTTTTGTTATGCAATTGTAAAGGTAGGGCGGTGAGAGGCCTTACTTCTTTTAAAACAACTTCCATTAAGTTTTGTTTTCTCATTTAAGAGGTATTATTTGAATTAGCTATCAACACACTTCTCCCGCCCGCCTTTCTCAGTTGCACTAACTCATTATGATTTACTAACAAAACTTTAACTCTATGAAAGTAAAGAAACTGTTTGGGGCATTGGCAATTATGCTGCTCTTTGCGGCAACCGCCCAGTCCCAAGAAAAGACGATTACAGGTACGGTCGTTGACGAAGGAGGTATACCATTACCTGGCGTCAATATCGTGGTTGAGGGTACTACCACTGGTACCCAGACCGATTTTGACGGCAATTATGCCATCAGCGCCAGTGAAGGTCAGGTTTTGATCTTCACCTACATTGGGCAGAGTGATGAAAGAAGAACGGTAGGTGCCCAAGATGTGATCAATGTTCAAATGCAAGAAGATGCCCAGGCCCTTGAAGAGGTTGTTGTGACCGCACAGGGTATCCAAAGAGAAGAAAGATCTTTGGGGTATGCGGTTACCACTGTTAACGAGGATCAGGTAGCGTCAAGACCTGAAGCGGATATTGGCCGGGTACTTCAAGGAAAAGTTGCAGGTGTCAACATCACTTCCAATAATGGTTTGTCAGGTTCAGGTACCAATATAATCATTCGTGGGTACTCTTCTGTGACGCAGTCTAACCAACCATTATTTGTGGTAGATGGTGTGCCAGTTGATTCTGGAACCAATACCCAGACCTCTTTCTTGGATGGGAATACCGAGTCGAGCAGATTTTTGGATATTGACCCCAATACCATAGAAAGTCTTAGTGTTCTTAAAGGATTGAGTGCTACGGTTCTTTATGGTAACCGAGGTAGAAATGGCGTAATATTGATTACGACCAAAGGATCTACAACAGGTGAATCGGTAAGTAAAACTGAGATAACGGTCAATCAATCAGTGTTCATGTCCGATGCCATACTGCCAATCTATCAAGATAATTACGGTGGAGGTTTTCACCAAGGGTTCGGTTACTTCTTCTCAAACTGGGGCCCAAGGTTTGATAGAACCGATGATGATGGTATTTCGCAAGCGGCCCAGTTTACCGGTAATCCCGGCGGCCCGGCAATATTATTGCATCCGTATAATTTCATAGCAGACCAAACATTGATAGCAGGTAATGAGGATTTATTGTCACAGCCTTACGAGTATCGCCCATATAATGGTGTCGAGGAGTTTTTTAGAAAAGGTGTTGTGACAAGTACGTCAATAAATGTTAGGGGAGGCGCAGAAAATGTGAGCTTCAACCTGAATTATGGGCG is a window from the Muricauda sp. SCSIO 65647 genome containing:
- a CDS encoding nuclear transport factor 2 family protein, with amino-acid sequence MNKKVFLLTIILSLFSFNLFSQSSDKKKVEEVIVDSYIHGLIDAKDFQKAKQGIHEDFIILGHKDSLLTKKTRDEWIQQRKKRLSLPEVSYTIVYLDIEGDAASAKIEFERDKLVAIDYIFLYKFNDNWRIVSAIDHFKGSRK
- a CDS encoding helix-turn-helix domain-containing protein; this translates as MKKFLKILAKKYLSEHEQEQGRVYNEKYRKSGLTLEQAISIKNQIDIAFKSDRLYRDNDLGLLELADYIGHDRYKVSEVINKYYSMNFYALLNSYRINEAKELLVTKPFSSVKSVMYEVGFNSKNSFYNAFKKDTGLSPNSYRNLRAYTDSTPRQQLQFH